In the Arachis hypogaea cultivar Tifrunner chromosome 20, arahy.Tifrunner.gnm2.J5K5, whole genome shotgun sequence genome, TCTTGCATGTATTTCCAAACATGAAAGCGGCAAGTACTAGCTGCGAAGAGAGGAAAACAAGTACTTTTGTTGTTGCAATCTCCATCAGTAGAagccaaattactatggtcacaACCACTAGGATCCCTGTCACAAGTTTGTTCAATTGTCTTACGGCTGTTTTCGTATCACTTAAGGCATGTGCCAATGCTTTTCGTTCTTGATATACCTTCAACTGATGAACAATAAACATTTCAAACATTATGAAGTGAAATTGCTTTTGGTTGTAAAGTGAAATATTTTccaattaaacaagaaaaattttCAGATGCACAAAATTAGAAGTCCTTACCACCCAATCTGCTaatgactttctagtaatttgcCCTGTCTCTGCTTGTGCCAATTGAGGATATACTAAATCAACTTCTTCCTTGATCATAAACCTCCTCAGTTCATACTCATCAATATACCTATTCATAAGTGGAGAACTCTTTAGGAGCAGCAAGAGAGGCAAGTACCAAAAATTGGAGAACAAATACTATTTCAGAAAAATATAAGTGAAAATGCATATTTTATACTTACGTGCAACCGGGGGCAGCAACATTCCTGAAGATGAGATAGGCGGCAGCAGTGGCTTCCATCTCATTTGTAATCTCTTTATCAGTTTGCTCAGTCACTCCATCGTCGAAACTTTCGTCTAGTGAATTAGAGATCGTGGACAGACCTGAATTTGTCACAGCATCTATCAAATTCTTCATAGTCCAGGCTGAAACTTTCTCTTGTTTCATCTTATGAAGCTTTGCCATATCAATAACCTCTTTCTTTGTGCCACCTTTACCTGTTGTACTTTTGAAACTAAATTGACCAATACTTAATGATCCCCCAACCTTCTCAGCTTCTTCTATAAGCGGAGGCCCAGACAGAGTCTGCAAAATGTACTGATGGAATATCGATTCTTGAATCCGATCAAAGAAAGACTTGACATGGAAATTCGATGCCAAAATCTTCAGCAGCAATGTCTTTATCAACCACAAGAATGCTCCAATTAGAAGGGAAAGAAGAGTCCATGTCACTCCATCCAAGATTTTCGAGGCTAATTTAGATCGCGCCACGCCACGATTGATTAGTAGCACCCATGTGAGAAGAACTAAACCGAGCCAAATGAAGACCTGAACAGATTTCTTCAGTCCATGGACAAAATAGAGCACCTTTTTCCTCAACAGAAAGTTCATCTCAATCAAGAAAACAACAATGTGCATAAACCATCTTGTAACTAACATGCCACAAAATGTCACCAACACAAGAACGCACCATCTCCAAATCCCCAACCCCCAAATCATCGTCGCCCTGAGCTTTTCAACTGTCAAGCTAGCTATCAAGGTACCAGCAAGGCACACAAACACAACGCATTCAATCAAAACCATAGTGGTCACTCTCTTACGCTTCTCTTTACTCAATTCAACTTTCTTGTAAATGATTTCATCCTCATCCTCCCCGGCAGGACCGGGAGACGCCATCAAAGGCGTCTTGGGAGTCACGGAAGTGATGGAAACTGTTCTATTAACAGTCCCAGGTTTGTTATTAGGCGATGATGCTTTGAATGAGGTCCTATACGGTGAGTTACCAGCTAACTGTTCTTGCAAAGTTGAAATGCCATTAACATTACTGTCATCTAAAACAGAACCATCAATGGGATAAGGCTGTTCACCAAACCTTGATTTGGGTTTGGAATACACTGACCTTGAAAGTGATTTCCTTCTGACAAGGTTTGCATTTGAATTGGGAATTCTTGGGGGCTTGTTAGGGCTTGGCATGAACCTTATTTCAGGGGAAGCACAGTTCAAAGGTGGTGACTTTGAGGTTCCATACACTGAAGCAGCATCATTGTTGTCGTTGTTGTGCATTGTGAGAGGGGAGTCAACTCTACTGCTATGCTTTGGTGTCAAAGATTCAGTAACCCCTTTGGAATCTTGGCTCTCGCTTGGAATCGCAACCACCACTTCTGTTGTTTGCTTCTCCCACATGCTTATTTCACCGCCTTTTGGAGGACCTTGTTGCTTACTGCTGTTGTTATTATTAGCATCCATGGACCCTATTCTCATCAACAACAATGAAAAAGGCTTTGGTGCAAATTAATAAACTTGCTTATCAAAACTGTGTAACATATTTCATGATCCCCAAGTAACAGAGGAAACTGAAAAACAGAGTATTCTAAAtgcttgagttttttttttattatttctattttctttagaAATAACGAAATTAGGAAAGTGATCAAGtgaaagtgaggagagagagatgaaataaaaatagttaaaagttGAAAAGGAGATTAAGAATTTCAGCACCGACTTTTGAATTTGAGTGAAGAGATTGAGACTTTCTGAGTTGACATGTATGAAGTATGAACTATGAAGTCAAATAACAAGAGCTACGCTTTGTGAGAGAGAAAACAGAGGAAGGAGAAAATGAATGGAAGGAGAAGAGAGCAGAGAAGAATGTGAAACGGGAGTGGAGGGATAGAGTGGCTTTGCATCCCGACTCAATGGATGAAGCAGCAGCGgcaagaagacgaagaagaaaaaCTCAGCAAGCAACAGCTAATAAAGTAATGGCACTTACTTTCCGCTCAACCAAATCtttttaatattagtattagGATTTCCATGATCATCATAAtccattctattttaatttcaaaccTTAGACTTCTTATTTCCCATTTTCTATCTCCCTTTTAAAACTCAGATCTTAATAAAAAAGCTATCTTACGAACTTGCATACAATATTTTGATATTGGGCAAGGCCGAAATGTATGACCTTATTAcacattatttatatttattaaaaagaaaatcttTTTGTGAGCATGCTTAAGATAAAATAACCCGATATAATCCTTATCAATAACCACAAAAGTGACTCTAAATTATTAAGAGGGACACCTCCCTTGTCAAATTTCGAGACCCATGTCAGTGGTGTCTCCACTATGCTGCTTTTTTAACCCTATCATTGCCGTATTTATTGGAAAAATCATCCTCTGTGCTTGAAATCTAGCTGGGTTATGAACTTCTGATCAATAACCATTCTAGAAACTTCATTTCTCAATTCTATTTAGGAACCATTGAGTGAaacatttatatattttattttgtcccctttatggCAACTCAAGTAGCCACAGCCAAGGCCATCCACCAGTGGCATCTTAATTATTTGGTTATTGACATTATGGACTGTATTATTCCACCTGCACATGCTTAAGAAAAATTATTAGTTGATTAAGAATTTGCCAAAGAATTAATCGTTTTAAATTAGCAATAAACCAATAAAGTAgtggataaaaaattaaaatgaggggaaaataatttaaaagaaaaataaatattggttgagtttttgtaaaaaaaaaataggttctaattttttaaaaaaagttacttAAATGGTTTAAATTGATATAGAAAAGGGATTCTgctaagaaattaatttttcttttaattaacaaCGAGTcaacaaaatagaaaacaaacagATATTAAAAGAGAATAAGAaaaaactaaatattattttgttattgaaaaaaaaaagatttatttcGGTTTCAATGTTTAATGAGAACAACTAGGAACCAAAAGCATATCAGCCAAAAATCAGTCAAAATGTGTTTGGGTTCCATGAAAAATAATGTTGgataatttttatagtatatgTAACTTGGTGCTTaccttattttttataattttaagtatatggaaccaaaagGTAATCagccaaaaaataaacaaaatcgtTTAATTAGAATCActttttgaataatatgtttgaaaactgctcctAAAATCACACAAACCAAAACCCGATTTTTCATGGATAGAACACAAACCAAAACCCGACATTTTGACTGATTTTTTGCTGATATGCTTTTGGTTTTCTCTTGTCCTAATGTCATGCGAGTATAACTGGATTCAACAAAGATACGCAGCAAAAAGTTCCTAATGTCATGCGAGATACGCAGCAAAAAGTGACAAACATCGCCACGGTGgagaataaatgaataataattactaatgaGTACGATTGTTAGATCTACAGATAATATTACTGAATCCCATCGCCCCAACCACCCCTCAACTCCCACTACTTCACATATTTCTCTAATGACAAGCTGGACTGACATACATTATTTATAATTAACATAGCTTTTGAGGGTGCGAGTAATAGTTGCGAATGATGGCCTTTTAGATGGATTTCCGTCCCAACAAAGGCATATAAGATCAATGAGTTCCTCCACTTGCACTTGGTCATGGTGATCATCACCATCATTTTCATTCCCTAATGATGTTGATGATGCAAGCATTGGCCTCAGCTTACCTTCCACTACTTCCATTGCAATCTAATTACAAAAGTATATAATATTTCTAATTAAATTGATGATAAATTAACTGTACAAAGTAATAGTAAGTGGTGATGATGATATATACCTTGGCGGGACCAAAATCTGTCTCAACGAAGGGGTATTTTCCTGTTAGAAGCTCGTTGAGTATGACACCGAAACTGTACACATCACATTTTTCATTATAAGGCTCACATTTTATCACTTCAGGTGCCATATACACGTATGTTCCTGTTTCTCCAGTGAGAGCCATTTCATGGTCATCCAAGAAGCGAGCATGTCCGAAATCAGCAACACGAACATGCATGGCGTCGTCCAAGAAAATGTTACTAGGCTTCAAGTCACGGTGAATGAGCTTTGGCTTCTGCTCATGGAGATACTGCATGCCCTGTGCGATCTCCAATGCCTTGCTCACTCTTTCTTTCAACGGAGGAAGTGGCACGCCTCTTCCCTTTCGCCTGCTGCCGGAGCCGTGCAGCCACTCTTTCAGGGTGCTGCTAAGATACTCCGTCACCACCCACGCGTGATGAGGTGGCTCAAGGCATGCGCCCATTAGGTGGAGAACGAAACGGTTGCGCTGCTTCGATAGGGTTTCTACCTCCTGAGCGAAGAATGCGACGCCGTTTGCATTTGTGTTGAAGAATTCCGATGTTATGCACTTCACTGCCACGTCACATCCGCGCCATGTTCCTCTGTGAATCACTGCGGTGGTTCCTTGCCCTATTTTCTCTTCCAACTGAATCTGTTCAATCATGTCTAATAAATGAGATATATAaaacattattttaaaaaaaaaaaagtgaaaactcAGTGTCAACTGTATTTATATAAAGTTGGATAATTGAAAACTGTAAATAGTAAtttaatcaaatcttttaaattatgtaaaaaaatttaactattaattttacgtGAAGAAAACAATGAGTACTTAGTGAGTACTAACTACTAACCTCGGTTGGATGAATATACCATCCAGCAATTTTGGCTTCATGAATAATGGTGGCAAGATTGGGGTGGTGAGGAGGTGGAGTGGGGATGGGAGGTATGGGTGGAGTGGAGTTGATTGCTTGCTGAAATTCGCCTTTGTTTTGGACAATGAGGCCTAAGATTCCTTTTTCTTGTGCAACTTGGAGGCAGTACCTTAGGTAGTCTTGGGTCCTTTCCATTCTTTTCCTATACATCGCTCGTAGTTCTGTTTGCCTTTGCACCTCCTTTTCCAGCCCTGCCGCCTACACAGCAGCCAAAATAACTAACTAGCATACATGGACTATTACAGTGGCCCATTTCTTTATCATAATTCAAGCCCAATAATAAAAGGCCCATCAAACATTAAATCACCATTATATCATGAACTTACATAAAGATATATGGAATTCtgaaaaaagaattgaaatttaGGAGCAAAAAGAAGATTTGAAAAttcacataataataaataaggtGTACCTTAGCATCCAATCTGTCATAGCGCTGCTGAAGGTCCAAGGGCGAGGTAGTGGACTCCGCAGTTCTGACTCGACGACAGCATCCACCGGAATCAACGCGAGGCGGCTCCTGCCTCACCGCCTTTGATGACTGCCGTGACTGAATTGTTGGGGAACTCATTTCTCTGCTTAATTGTTATCTCTCCTATCTGAGTGGATTTTACTGTAATTGCATTCGTGTTAACTGTTAAGTATATATGCATTCACCGTACCATAATTAAGCTTAGGTTATTGTTCCATTCATATGCCAAATACCTTACGACAATAATCTTGACGGACTTCTTTATGAACGTTGAACTATTCAATTCTTTAGTACGCTAAGAAATTCAAGAAATTTCTCTATCTATCACTGTGTTATTGTGAAATTCGAAAAtggataatatttatatatattaaattgaaaACGGTATTACATAGCGGAGCAGAGTGTTGACTGTAGAAAAACGCCAATGCAAATGGTGAGcgtgaattaaataattaataatgcattaaaaatTCACTTAACTCTTTCCAAAAACAACAGTTCTAAAGCGGCAACTTTAACCATATCTTCCTACAGTTTTAGCACTTGGATATTTTTGGAACATATTTTAGGACTTGTTAATCCATCTTCTACTGCCGAAATGATAAAATGTTAAACAAatagttttttcaattttaatttgctCCCAACAAGTGCGTAAAAAGCAGTGAAGAGATGTAACTTGCACACTGGAAGCAAGAGTGTGAAGTTTGGGTTCTGAAAGGGAATGGCAAGGGAAGCAGAAACAGAAAAAGAGATTCTTATGTAAAGCTAGACAGTAGTAGACACAAAATCATCATCTTCACCCCCTTCTCTCACTTTATTTGTACTTTGTATGGTAAAGTGAAATGGGTTTAACACCTTAGTGGAAACTTCAAACACCCTCCTCGGGATCAACAATCACTATACAATTACACTATCTTTAAttaatctttgtcttttgttcAATAAGCAAGGGTTGCGTTAGTTAAATATAAACACTAATTTTATGTTACCGGCCCAACCTTTTCCTTCATCCTTTGTTATTTGTTACATAGTATAGGAGAGGCTTTATTTAGAGTGGTTGTTGCATGCTTAACTCTAGCTAGCtatagtaaaagaaaaataaagtagtGGTTAGTCACTGGTTACTAGTTACTTAATGCTAACCAGAAGATACCTATTTGGAATCGGCACATAATTAGGAGATACCCTTTGTGTCTTGTTTGTCTCGTTTTCTTCTATACCATGCATTATGCACAGTATAAACTCACCAACTAAATATATTTATACCATATATAAGAATGTCTCGCTCGATATGACTTTGACTTTCTTAGTTTTACTATTGCTGCCTAATCAGTTAGCAGTTAGTCTAATCCTTAACATAAGGGTTAGGTATGTATGGATATCATGTGTAGGAAGAGAAAAGGAActactctattattattattattattaccgaTATACCATATACTTATTGATTCCAACATTATAATTCGGTTGTAActaataaatatttcaaaagtaACTGTTGTTTCAGCTTTATAATTCGAAAAAATGCTGTACGTCTTATCTTTATTATAAGAAAAAAgtatgtaaataataaaaatattaaataatgtgaataataaatattttaaatgtttaattttttaggtATGCAAATAGTTatcttaatattaagatttaggtaaaTAATTTAGGATATAGTGTGTTTGAATTTTATTGGGCCAATTTTAGAGTTTATTATTTACATTGTTCACAAAAGTCAGCCTAACAAAGtccttattataattatttatttataatttggtAATTTAAAAATTCGTAAAAAGATATGTTTAATAACAAACTTATAAAAACAATAAATGAAATAAGGATAGattcttttttataaaattattatttttttgttacttaAATATCGAAATATCTTTTTCATGTACTTATATATTCCGTAtatttaagtcaccaaaaaaaaaatatattccgtATATTTTTGCTAGCAAACATAAATCATTGTTTTAGAAAAAACAAATTCAATTTTGTTCAAGATAAATTATATCATAATGAAGCTCATCAACACGACGAGCACACTTGCACAAATTTTAATTCATAAGCaaaattgcttttctttttcccctaattttttttcttttttcccctaAACGTATATATAACTAGAAAGTTAAACTCTAGTACTCTCAATAAAATATAGATCTTTGCACACTTGGTGCATAATTAACTACACTCTTTTATTAGGATGTATGCGAACTCTTGAACGTTCTCTTTCTTTTTAAGTGAAAATACAAGACGAAGTCTTTTGGATGAGACAGCAAAAAATATTTATTCCTCTCATCATTGCGTGGCTACTTCTCCAACTCACCCACTGTACGGAATCTACAACCAACGAAGATTATAGGAACTATCCCCACCCTTTTTACTCTTATTATAATACACAAACAAACTTAGAACTAATTTTCAACTTAAAATATAGTTCTTTTAGATGCACAAAACTACTACTTCCCTATATATATACTTCTTGAATATTATATAGTGACAGATCCACAATGTGAATCTAAATTAATAACtgatataatatattttagttagtagTTTCTAAATAATATGATTAGTTAAGTAGCTAACACTTTTGACTAACGAGAGATTCTTTTCAAGTGGGTCTTCAATTCTTCCATTTCGATATACCTCGTGCATATATGCTCAGCACGTAGTAATCTTAATCATATACTTTATGTGAGTAGGCTATTATTAGGTCTATTAATTAACAATGAAACCTACAGCAGCGGTATTATTGTTCTTTTGAAATAGTGGTTATGAAGAAACATTTGAAATATGCATGAATTTCATTATGAAATTATTGTGAACAGCTACTAATATAagtcattagtataaaatatatattaaaatataaaatatatattgattataaatttaaataatatatatttatacataatatatatacaaatttttattatgttaattttaataacttattTTAATACACATAATATTTTGACAGATAAAAAACTAAGATAAAACATTATCTCCCTTGTGTGGTACTAATTAACATGGTTTCAAAATGAAATTAACAGTACCAAAACGGTTGCTAGTCCAAGTTCCTAGAAATCGTATAGACTTTAGAATAAATAAGttacatataataattaaaaaaagagtaattaaattagatTATACTACTATGAATAATAGTAGAATAAAGATAgggcaaaaataatatataatataataaaatatactttttgtttttaatatttgtgattttttttaaatatatttaatatttaattttatttaattttgcttttaatcaatttatttaattttgtctctaatatttttaatttgtgttaaaattattCGTAAAAGGGTTTAATTTTATTCCATAATATTTTATATGGAGTGAACGTTAAAGATAATTTTGATGTAAATCGAAAAcattaacaataaaattaaatgcaAGTAAactttagaaatatttaaaaaaaatcacaaacttcaggaaaaaatatatatttaccatGGAAAAATATATGGAATCAAGAGGTGATCGGCCAAAAAGTAAATAacttaactaatttataattatatttaattaattttatttgtttttaatttataatgtttgatattaattgcttctcaccccaaattaaaattttgaatgataCGTTGGAGAAATAGGGGCGGGGATTACTGGTCTTCCAACAATCTCGattcttagtatataaaaaaaatttataaaatatataaaagaacatccatttagtatgaaaaagaaacattctgatacttagtagaagaaatATCCTAATGCCTAACATAAGCACCATCCACGTAGAGATTTTGGATTCACCCAGAGACATTTAGCTGATTTTTGGCTGGTACCTCTTGGTACTTCCTAGCATTGTTGATTT is a window encoding:
- the LOC112783281 gene encoding mechanosensitive ion channel protein 10, which encodes MRIGSMDANNNNSSKQQGPPKGGEISMWEKQTTEVVVAIPSESQDSKGVTESLTPKHSSRVDSPLTMHNNDNNDAASVYGTSKSPPLNCASPEIRFMPSPNKPPRIPNSNANLVRRKSLSRSVYSKPKSRFGEQPYPIDGSVLDDSNVNGISTLQEQLAGNSPYRTSFKASSPNNKPGTVNRTVSITSVTPKTPLMASPGPAGEDEDEIIYKKVELSKEKRKRVTTMVLIECVVFVCLAGTLIASLTVEKLRATMIWGLGIWRWCVLVLVTFCGMLVTRWFMHIVVFLIEMNFLLRKKVLYFVHGLKKSVQVFIWLGLVLLTWVLLINRGVARSKLASKILDGVTWTLLSLLIGAFLWLIKTLLLKILASNFHVKSFFDRIQESIFHQYILQTLSGPPLIEEAEKVGGSLSIGQFSFKSTTGKGGTKKEVIDMAKLHKMKQEKVSAWTMKNLIDAVTNSGLSTISNSLDESFDDGVTEQTDKEITNEMEATAAAYLIFRNVAAPGCTYIDEYELRRFMIKEEVDLVYPQLAQAETGQITRKSLADWVLKVYQERKALAHALSDTKTAVRQLNKLVTGILVVVTIVIWLLLMEIATTKVLVFLSSQLVLAAFMFGNTCKNIFEAIIFVFVMHPFDVGDRCVVDGVELLVEEMNILTTVFLKLNNEKVYYPNSVLAMKPISNYYRSPDMGDGVEFAIDFSTPAEKIGALKEKIKRYLERNPQYWHPNHGLVVKEIENVNKIKMGVYVVHTMNFQEFGEKNKRRTELVIELKKILEELDIRYNLLPQAVHVSHVESNTSPLKR
- the LOC112786245 gene encoding serine/threonine-protein kinase STY17-like, with the protein product MYRKRMERTQDYLRYCLQVAQEKGILGLIVQNKGEFQQAINSTPPIPPIPTPPPHHPNLATIIHEAKIAGWYIHPTEIQLEEKIGQGTTAVIHRGTWRGCDVAVKCITSEFFNTNANGVAFFAQEVETLSKQRNRFVLHLMGACLEPPHHAWVVTEYLSSTLKEWLHGSGSRRKGRGVPLPPLKERVSKALEIAQGMQYLHEQKPKLIHRDLKPSNIFLDDAMHVRVADFGHARFLDDHEMALTGETGTYVYMAPEVIKCEPYNEKCDVYSFGVILNELLTGKYPFVETDFGPAKIAMEVVEGKLRPMLASSTSLGNENDGDDHHDQVQVEELIDLICLCWDGNPSKRPSFATITRTLKSYVNYK